Genomic segment of Cryptococcus depauperatus CBS 7841 chromosome 8, complete sequence:
CTCGTCGATTTTGCTAATTTAAGAAACATGAGAGCCTCTATTGCACTGGAAGCACTTATTGTCGATTCTGACGGCAGAATTATATTTGCAGGGATCCTAGCATCATCAGAATCGGGCTGGTGTAACCAAAGTTTATCTCAATGGTGAAGGCAAGTTGGAATCTGCTTATGAAGTCAAAACTATTACGATTCGCCTTCTTTTTATGTTGGTAAGAAACAACAAGTTCATTATCAATGTCTTTCTGGCCTTGTGGGCTAGAGCGACTGACTGTGATATGACGAGGGTAACGGTTGAGAACATAGGCACCAACATCGACTTAAATCTCATCAACTACAGCGGTTGTCGCTGGTGCGTAAAGCATCGGTATTGAGAGGAAACCTGTGTCAATCATCATTAATTGCATTGCAGGCGAAGGATTGGAGCAACAAGTTCGTGATGGTTGGTTGATGAGGTTTATTTTGTCACAAATGCCTTTCAATATACATTCCAAAGACCCCATCTAAAGCAGGTTGTGAGTGACAGCGAGTAACCAAAGCTCTTGCATCTCGCTAACAGCTATCAATTGCTGAAGCCTATTGGCTTTGCTATTGAGCCTCAAGCCAAACAGTCAAACTCGTCCATTCGCGAGAGCTGTCAGGTTGGAATACTTTACTGAACTCGCTGAAAGCATGACTTTTTCTGGCCAAAGTGAcatctctgcttctttgcctcGATGGCGACAGAACTGCCAAAAGTATACGCTCAACACCAGTATGGTGGATAACTGGAAATATTCGGAAGAACCATATCCATTGAAGAGAAACCATAGCAGTGACAGtttgttttcaaaaatGTACAATCGAGGTGTCTTGTGTTGAAGCAAAAAAGGgtcaaagacaagaaataaCCATCCGACATATGGTACATGAGAGCAAGGCTTCAAGTGATATATTGATTTGTCTTTTAGTACTCGGATCTTTGAATAAATACTGCCCGATGATTTTTGAAACGGGCTGGGTAGCCGAAACAACATTCCAAGACCAGATGTGACATGAAGAGGCTTTAATACTTGAATCAAAGATCAATTGTCAGTCATTTTTGGAACATGTGATGTTTCGAGTTGACGACAGATTGCAGTTGATTCAAGGTACGATATTGATGTATTCCTCAACTATTTCCATCTTATGTCGCAACTGGCAAACGATATTGTATTTCAAAGACTCAATAGGGTGATTCAATTTCACGGACTGAACAGTGTTCAACTCGCCCTTGGAAATGAATTGCCTTAATGGAATCAATTTGAATTCTTAccaatcatcaacaagTCAGACTACCTTTTTCAATTGCATGGGTCAGTCAACAAGCTCTATACTTGTCTGATTCACTTTCTCGGTCCTTCCATTTGATTCAAAACGCCAGAGGTATAAGCCAGCAATGACTCATGATACACAGCATTTGTCGCTGACAATGACAATCTGAAGCAGTCAAGCCTATCTGCCTCCTTCTATTGACTATGATTAGAATTTTGGCGTTCTGATTTACGTTGTAAAAGGCTGATAAATATAACAGGATAGAAAAGGACAACTTTGTCAAAGTTGAGGGCATAGGTATCAAACAGTTAcgttttcctttctcatcaatcttttccttctttggTCAGTCTCAATCTGGAGGCTATCCATGTGGTTTTGAATTGTGCATATATTGACCACACTGACAAAAGGCAGACACAACAGCATGCATAAAAGGCGCGAGttggatggagatgatggaaagcGTGGAAACCATGTACACAGTGGGCTTCAAGGTCTCTTCCTGAATGTTAAGGGTCGTTGAATGGTGGCTTGGGCCTCgcctttttttcttataCTTGTCATCTTGGTCAACAGGATctgttttgaaaatattttAGCCCTTTGGCAAATGAGGCTGATAGCAGAGATATGGGGTAGAACTCGGATGTGGACCCCTTTCTTTGGCAAGGACGGATGTAGTTGTGTATAGCGATGCTGAGTGCATGCTTGTAAAGTTGTCTCAAGCTGGtaaatgttgaagaaagacTTGGATAAGTGCTATGGTGAACTCGACACTGAAGATAGTGAACAGCAAGCTAAATCTCGTCAATCAAGGTGAGCTAATTGGCGCGGTATTATTAGATAAGATTAGTTCATGCAAGTCTGGTGGCACGAGATCAAAACATATAGGACTGCAGGTAGCATTACAACATTTAACTCTGATTGGTATGCTTGCCGCACATGTCTACATGTGAATTCATTGGACACTAAAAAGCAAAGTATCTTTATAATCAATACAAAGAGCGTAGATAAGTTGATAATTCACACTGCTTCAGCTACAGTGAAGGATGTATAACAAACCGCATCCCCTGGATGAGTTATTTCTTCAAAAAATTAAATGGTAAACCAGACCGTAAGAACCCAATTACTCAAAGTGAAACGGATACAAGGTGAGAAGGGTCATGGATATaagatgagaaggaatCACCCTAGGTGAAAATGTTTAGAGGAAGCCCCACTTGACGTCAAAAATGCCTGTCGAAATCGATCAGCCTTGCCAGAAACCAACGTTGCAACTCACCCGCATCGTAGTCGCCGTTGGAGAGGTAGCCAAATAGGCCACCAGACAAATCAATGTTACCATCATTACAAGAGGGGCCTAACCAATCGATCAGCTGCTATCCTTACCATGACAATCAAGCCAACTTACACTCGTCAGCAATGGTAGGGAAAGCAATTCGCTCGGTTTTGGAGTTCCAGACCCAAATCTTTTGTCCACATTTGGACTGATCGTACTGGGCAGAGTTGACGGCAACGACGCTGAAGCCTTATTAGCCCACACCCGATGATAAAATTAATCCAACTCACTATTCGTCGTCGTGGATGCCCCAGCCACAGGCGCCATTGCCGTTGGCAGCGTAGAAAGTGGCAATGCCTTGGGACTGGTCCctcttttcaaaagatggagcGGCAGTCACCACAGAGATGGCAGCAAGAGTAGCAACGATAGCCTTGGCAaacattttcaaaagcCGCGATTGTTGTTTTGATTGGTTGGTAGAGAGTGtagtcttgtcaacagacAGTTTTTTAAATCAAGAGTGCTTGAAGGATGAATTAGACTGGCGACGGGGTGGGTATATATAGCTTCACGGGAAGCCATGCAGCACCTCTTTTTCGAGGCATTCTTCAACGACCCAAGTCCAGACAAAAACCGGTACGTTATGTTCGTCTTATCCATATCTCCATCGAAGGACCTCTTTCTCCAGAGCATTGCCAACGAGTCTCTTCTTGCATGCCTACCGTCAGGCTGCCTGGTCTTTGCACACCAGAGATAAAACCTGATCAACCCCTGCTCCCCGTTCTGAACATTCCTCGCGGCTGAACCCACCTCGCTAACAGCATGAGGCAATGGAGCGCCTATGGCTCGCGAGGTTGAGAAATGAGGGGCCCGTATAATTCCTCGTCAGCTATTGCCCATTCGTTTCAGAGACGCTCTCTTGTTGCAAGAATGTCGTTTTTGGCAAGGGTCAGCGTGTATTGTTCTGGAATATGTTGATGACCCTCAAAAGCGCTCCTTGTCCTAAAGTGTCAAAATAAATAACCAAAAATTATTCGTCAAGGGTGGTCACCATTTTGCGCTTTCTGGGGCTATACCCTGTCGACCCGGTATTTCGAGAAGGGAATGTTTAGTAATCTACCCGTCTTCCTTCGCCTTTTCATGCTCTCTCTGCGGCATTCCCTCTCGTTTTCCCTATAGTCTCTGGCTTTCGGCTTCATTGTTGATGTTCATTGTGTGTCTTGTTTTCGTCCAGGGTAGTATCTTGTCAGCCGAAATTTTCGCAACTTCCACATGCTGGATCTGTTATGCCTTGTCCGACCTCCAAATGggttctttttcttccatgCTTCCAGGCTATTTGATTTCCATTtcatgaagaagaaaaccaaaaaaaaaaagattgtggaAAGATAAAAGGATAATGACTGTGTTAATTTTGCGtcgccttctttttttggtcAAGTTTTATCCGAAAATCGATCCGACCCGAAATCATAATCACGTGATTTATTCTAAACCAAAGGATTGAGCGGAGATAAACACTATCTCCACTAGACATCTTACGTAAAATTCTCAACTAGACCATTATCCCATCATGCAtaacatatatatacaacaATAAACAACTGTCCTTGAATTTGTAACTTGTTACATATGATCCATGTCGATAtaatcctcttcatcagcaTCCAACCCATACATGTCTTCCTTATTGAACGGGTCAGATATCTCCTTGCATACAGTCACTTGATTCGTTTTGGACCGTTTCAACGTCGGTACCGTCCACCACTTGTTTTCACCTTCGTTCTGGCCCAACTGGATGGTAATTGGATCAACAGAAAGTGATTGGACGGAAGACGTTGGACTGGGACAGGTGGTGAAGTCCGAGATCATGCTCCCGGGGGAAGAGCTCAGCTCTCCTTTTTTGTTTGTGCTTGAAGCATTGTTGTTAAGTGACAGGCAAGACATGCCAGTGTGCAATGACAAGAGGTTAGGTTTGCGAAGCTGTGTCGTTGTTGGCGCTCTCTGATACTTTGGAAGTGGGCAAAGAGGACTGTTGGTAAACGTCGTCAGTCCGGGTGAACCGAACTCTGGCGGGGAGAGCAAAAGGTTGGGTGATGAATGGGTGTGTCTGTGGTGGGATGCAAGGCAAGGGGGCAAGAAATTCGGTGGTCCAACGGCAGTATCACCGCTATCCGTCGTGCTGGATGCCGATGCCCCCTCCAAGTCTTCAAGTCGGGTATCAAGTTTAGACAGGTTCCTCAGCCTTTCTCTCAGACGACTCGATTGACCCGCCTCTTTAACGCTTGCTGGCTCCGATGAGAGCAGCTGAGAAGCAGGCCTAGGTTTCTTTTCTGGGCTTGGGGTAAGCGGAAAACTCCAGGTTGCCAAGACGGCAATGTCTGATACCTCTGTTGAGCCCACACCGTCCACCGACGCTCTGCGCTGGTGAGCGGGTTGCGAGAAACTATTAGTTGTTGTGTCTCGATAAGAATTTGCTCGAGTAGGCGATGGACGAGCGTGGTGTTTCAAATGCGAGTGTGTGACTAATCCAGAAGAAGCACGAAGAGGCGGAGGAGGCATAGAAGCGTGTGCAGGCGCCGGCTGAGGCGGAGGCACAAGAGGATTCCATGCTTGACCATTTTCTGACGTTGATATCTTTAAAGACGGGGGCATAGACAAAGACGTGGTTGGAATAAGGATCTGCTCTTTGAGAAGCCTCTGCCTCGGCCTGATGATAGGAGGTATCGACACAGTCTTCCCACTTGTGACAGGACCGCTGGCGCTAACTcctacatcttctccattttcTTGCTCTGTCTCTGCGAGACTCGGTAGACTCGTGACGCTCGCAGATGCTGCAGGATTGCGAGAAAACTCTTGTAGACGATTTTGTGGGCCTGTCTCTCGACGTGTAGTCAACGAAGCCGAAGCCAGCAGGTACTTTGTTGGTAATGGAGCAGCGCTCTGCGACCTTCGATGGCTTGGCCTCGCCAACGATGGGTTTCCGACAGACAGGCGCTTGTCTTGAAGTACATCAGGCAGCAACTGCTCTCTTTGATCAATATCGGACGGCAATGCGTTTCGTCCCAGACTTCTCGAGCTGTAGCTCCGTACATGCAGACTCTTTACAGGCTGGCTTGTCTTTTGAGATTGCGGTTCTGGAAACGTAAACACTGGAGCTTGATCTTTTGCCGAGACGTCTTGCGAAGCAAGCGACTTTGCGCGTCTCCTCGAACCAGAGGCATTCCTGGATGCTGGGTATACCACAGACGGGGAAGTGTCGATGAACGATGACAAGACTCCTGAAGAGAGTTgaggaaaggaaaagaccATTATAGGCAAGTCGAGTCTTGATGAATGCCGCAAAGCTTTTTGAGGGTTTTTGAGAGAGGATTTTTGAACGACTGACTTTGTTAATAACAGAGAGCAACCGTAGACGCTACCTATTGAGTCAGCGCCCATCTAAACACCCGCATGATACAACTCCACAGCTGGAGAAATCCCAAAAGGACTCGGTAAAATAATTTCAAAGGAACAAGTCACGACTCACGTTTCCAAGCCGTACTCTCCGTCAGAATGTATTAAAGGAATGGGCCTGCAAATGGCCTCCTGTTGCAGACAAGAGCAGACTTTTCCGGCAAGCGTACCGAAAGCAAGTATAGAGGCAGTTGAAAGAATTTGAAACTTTCAGTCAACGACATGAGGTCGGTTCAAGGGTCACGCAGCGACCTTCAAAGGTTGTTAGGACGTTGAATGATGGGTAGGGGTTGTGTATGCAAGGTTGAGAGACCTATATCCTCTGGGTTAGCGTTTCTGACCTTCTCTGCGTGGATTAAAAGTACTtataaagagaaaagtaaataaGAAATAATTGACATTCAGAGATTCCGCCTGTTGACAGTACATCTCGTCATGCCGTCATTCCTCGTTTCCGTATCACAAGTCACAAGTCTCGCTACGCCTCTTGTTGTATTATCCATCTTGCATCCTTCTTTCCGCATCCTGTATGCTTGTCGCAGTTTGAGATTCATTTATTTGCCCTTGAAGTGGTATATTGTATAGATTGAAACTTTGGTGATCATGAGTTATTTGGCTCAGAAAGTGGAGGGTGGCGGCACTCGCCGCTTTTATGGGAATGTTCGATTCTTTTAGAGATTGTATTGCAAGTTATAAAGAGATAGACATACATGCTTGGACATTTGCTAGCTGGAACTTTGGCTGGGTTTCGAGTCTGCTCTAATGGCACTCAGTACCCCATTACCATCTCTCAAGACACAAGCACCCCTCCCAATGATGCGGTCATCCAAGCCCTTTTGCTCTACCCACTGCCAGATGCTCTCGTCGTCAGCTCCGGGTTGGAACCAGACACTTCTTGGGAAGTTGGCAGAGTCGGAAAAGAGCGCTTGCAGGATGGGTAGGGATTTGCTGGGATGAATTATGATCGACACGGACGTTGAAGAGAGGTGAGGGATGGATGTCTGTTGCAAAAGGTCAGCACTGCTGGACAGAGTCTGTTGGTTTGGAATCATGTACAGGATCGGCAAGGACGTCTAATCCTTCGATGGGGCCAGATTCATGACCTGGCCGAACGGGTGTTACTAGAAAGTTGTGTTGTTGGTACCTATAGACTGTCATCTATCGGCAGGTTCATGATAACAAGCCATACCATCTGAGAACCTGTGATGAAGATAAGATCAGAGGACACTCAGCGTTCCAAGATAGTAGGAGGTTGAAAGACTAACCTTGTTGTCCCACCTGGTACGATCGTTGAGTACTCTGCCAATAACGGCATACCGTTCAGCAGACAGAAAAAGCTTCATCGCTGGAGTGATGGGACCCATTGTTTCCTCGTAATCGTTTTCCATgattattattattttaAATAAAAGTAAGtagaaaagcaaaaagtaaaaatggATACAAAATCTCAATGTGTTATCCTCGCATATAGCCGGTCACATGATCACATTTCAAATCCTAAGTACTAGCTATCATCAACGACGTAAAATGACCACCATACATGTGTGTCCCAGGCATCAACGCTGCCGACAAAGCATCCTCTGATGATCTATCCCTCCAGGTCGCCCCTCCTCAAGGCTTCTTCGTCaacatcttcgtcctcactttcaatttcaattTCCAAGACTCCCtgttctttctccttttcgCCAGCCTTTTCACCATCTTTGCCCTTGTTTTCTGTATTAACAGATGCGGTTGCTTCTGGAGGGATGATGCCCTTGGTATTGAGATATCCGAGGGAGCTGTTCTTGGTGTTGTCCATCATTTGCATCCATTTGTGGAATCTAGAATCAATCAGCACACATCGTTGACGATTTTGCAAAAGTCTTTTCATGCTTACACATGcttttccagctcttctttcctcaacatTTCGTAGATCCACTTAACTTTGAATGCGTACATCTCATCTTGATACAAACCAAAGTTGACTGGATCTCTATGTTCCGTGATACCATTCAACTTTCTTGTAATTCTGTCATTGTAAACTCCAAATTGAGGAGCTTCAAGTAATAAGCCAAGAGGAGGAGCTTTGGGAACGTGTATCTTCTTTGGTCCAAAAGTTTCAGGTaagagagaaggaggagaaCCGGTTCGACACGCGAGCATAGCCATTGAAATCATCTTGCGGATTTGATGCAGCATAAAACTCTGACCATGGATTTGAACCGAAATCCATTCAATTTCGCCGTAGACCTTTGGGTCTTTGACTTCAAGTTTGATCATGTATCGTTTGACGGCCCGGTCATTGAAAGGCTTGCCGACAGTATAGTTGTAAAAGTTGCTAAGCATGTAAGCACAATAATTTTGCTATACGACGAATGATACCAACTGAGTGCCCTTGTATTCGGCAATGATATCCCTAAATCTAGACAGCGTCTTTTCATCCACTCTCCATGTTCTTTTTCGTTCAAATTCTCCACGAACTTTGGGATCCAAATCCCCTTCTTCCGTCGTTGGCATCGGCAGCCGAGCATCAGCAAAGGCACAAGCTTTTTCGCCAACAACTTGGCGCCAATTGCTAGATGATTCATCGAGAT
This window contains:
- a CDS encoding tRNA pseudouridine(38-40) synthase; this translates as MENAEATKRPLSPTQVETPEPKKPHLEISSLEIPVPASTSADDINVDPEEAMLNLEEGLAAKSKGRRGKRGDARKEKKDENVSAREGRPQRAWNPREKPEGEKVQRLPKKRCAVLIGYCGTGYQGMQIQDHTERTIEGEIFSALVKAGAVSSDNAVDARKVDIARAARTDAGVHAAGNAISIKIITHPPLPEQHKTLASYVNSFLPPQIRMWGWVRTVKSFNARTAADSRIYEYLLPSYCLIPPHKDDPLARNLDESSSNWRQVVGEKACAFADARLPMPTTEEGDLDPKVRGEFERKRTWRVDEKTLSRFRDIIAEYKGTHNFYNYTVGKPFNDRAVKRYMIKLEVKDPKVYGEIEWISVQIHGQSFMLHQIRKMISMAMLACRTGSPPSLLPETFGPKKIHVPKAPPLGLLLEAPQFGVYNDRITRKLNGITEHRDPVNFGLYQDEMYAFKVKWIYEMLRKEELEKHVFHKWMQMMDNTKNSSLGYLNTKGIIPPEATASVNTENKGKDGEKAGEKEKEQGVLEIEIESEDEDVDEEALRRGDLEG